The following proteins are co-located in the Robbsia betulipollinis genome:
- the glgX gene encoding glycogen debranching protein GlgX: protein MIPDRLFSGQPYPLGATWDGLGTNFAVFSANATAIDLCIFDPSGKREIARLRLPECTNEVWHGYLPDVHPGLLYGYRAHGPYQPHHGHRFNPNKLLLDPYAKQLQGALRWSDALFGYRLNSNREDLSFDRRDSAAGMPKCVVVNDHFDWNEDRRPARPWSDTVIYEAHLRGISASRAEVLPPQRGTFAALAHPAFIDHLLAIGVTALELMPVHAFLQDRFLVEKRLRNYWGYSTLSFFAPEPSYLAQGSVPATNASLSTLPPLNEMRVAIRKLHAAGIEVILDVVYNHTCEGSGLGPTLSWRGLDNASYYRLVPGDERRHIDDTGCGNTVNISHPRVLQMVMDSLRYWAEAFRIDGFRFDLGVTLGREGTGFDPGSGFFDAIQQDPVLSRLKLISEPWDLGPGGYQLGCHPPGFGEWNDRFRDGARRLWRGDPGQRPEFAARLTGSADLFQRRHRRPWASINYIASHDGFTATDLVTYCHKHNAANGEDNRDGHNENCSANWGVEGPSDDPAIVQRRSRVLRAILAMPFVSLGTPMLAAGDEFGRSQHGNNNAYCQDNSLSWVDWQAAAGAEQRALTTFVAELAALRRAYPVLRDPHFLTGTHALAPGLHDVAWFDDQGQTMTIDAWNDATGRTLICRRVGASASGRLDVLLLLFNASDADGVFTLPPPAYDWRIVLDTAEPPRSRADSPAWAPPVDNTCFMHAHALTILAARAVRPAAQTMPGVTNP from the coding sequence ATGATTCCGGACCGTTTGTTTTCCGGCCAGCCCTATCCACTGGGCGCTACCTGGGACGGCCTCGGCACCAACTTCGCGGTCTTCTCCGCGAACGCCACGGCGATCGATCTGTGCATCTTCGACCCGTCCGGCAAACGCGAGATCGCGCGCCTGCGGCTGCCCGAATGCACCAACGAGGTCTGGCATGGCTATCTCCCCGACGTCCATCCCGGCCTGCTCTACGGCTATCGGGCGCATGGCCCCTACCAGCCGCATCACGGGCACCGTTTCAACCCGAACAAGCTGCTGCTGGACCCCTACGCGAAACAGTTGCAGGGCGCCCTGCGCTGGTCCGACGCGCTGTTCGGCTATCGGCTGAATTCCAACCGCGAGGATCTTTCGTTCGACCGGCGCGACAGCGCCGCGGGCATGCCGAAATGCGTCGTGGTGAATGACCATTTCGACTGGAACGAGGACCGCCGCCCCGCGCGGCCGTGGTCCGATACCGTCATCTACGAGGCCCATCTGCGCGGCATTTCCGCCAGCCGCGCGGAAGTCCTGCCGCCCCAGCGCGGCACCTTCGCCGCGCTGGCCCATCCCGCCTTCATCGATCACCTGCTGGCGATCGGCGTCACCGCGCTCGAACTGATGCCCGTGCACGCCTTTTTGCAGGACCGCTTTCTGGTCGAGAAACGCCTGCGCAATTACTGGGGCTACAGCACGCTGTCGTTCTTTGCCCCGGAGCCCTCCTACCTCGCGCAGGGCTCGGTCCCCGCGACGAACGCCTCGCTGTCGACCCTGCCGCCTCTCAACGAGATGCGCGTCGCGATCCGCAAGCTCCACGCCGCCGGGATCGAAGTCATCCTCGACGTCGTCTACAACCACACCTGCGAGGGCAGTGGGCTCGGGCCGACGCTCTCGTGGCGCGGGTTGGACAATGCCAGTTACTACCGGCTCGTGCCGGGCGACGAGCGCCGCCATATCGACGATACCGGCTGCGGCAACACGGTCAACATCTCGCACCCGCGCGTGCTGCAGATGGTGATGGATTCGCTGCGCTACTGGGCCGAGGCGTTTCGCATCGACGGCTTTCGTTTCGACCTCGGCGTCACGCTGGGTCGCGAAGGCACGGGCTTCGATCCGGGCTCGGGTTTCTTCGACGCGATTCAGCAGGATCCCGTACTGTCGCGCCTGAAACTGATTTCGGAGCCCTGGGACCTGGGTCCCGGCGGCTATCAGCTGGGCTGCCATCCGCCAGGCTTCGGCGAATGGAACGATCGCTTTCGCGACGGTGCGCGGCGCCTGTGGCGCGGCGACCCAGGCCAGCGTCCCGAGTTCGCCGCGCGCCTGACGGGCTCGGCCGACCTCTTCCAGCGCCGGCACCGGCGGCCATGGGCCTCGATCAACTATATCGCCTCGCACGACGGGTTCACCGCGACCGATCTGGTGACCTACTGTCACAAGCACAACGCCGCGAACGGCGAGGACAACCGCGACGGCCACAACGAAAACTGCAGCGCGAACTGGGGCGTCGAGGGTCCGAGCGACGATCCGGCCATCGTGCAGCGCCGCTCGCGGGTGCTGCGCGCGATCCTCGCGATGCCTTTCGTCTCGCTTGGCACCCCAATGCTCGCCGCCGGCGACGAATTCGGCCGCAGCCAGCACGGCAACAACAATGCGTACTGCCAGGACAACAGCCTGTCCTGGGTCGACTGGCAGGCGGCCGCCGGTGCCGAACAGCGCGCCCTCACCACCTTCGTCGCCGAACTGGCCGCGTTGCGCCGCGCCTATCCCGTACTGCGCGACCCGCACTTCCTCACCGGCACGCACGCGCTGGCGCCCGGCCTGCACGACGTCGCCTGGTTCGACGACCAGGGGCAAACGATGACGATCGACGCATGGAACGACGCCACGGGGCGCACCCTCATCTGTCGGCGCGTCGGGGCATCGGCCAGCGGGCGGCTCGACGTCCTGCTGCTGCTGTTCAACGCAAGCGACGCCGATGGGGTTTTCACGCTGCCGCCGCCGGCCTACGACTGGCGAATCGTGCTCGACACCGCCGAACCCCCCCGTTCCCGGGCCGACTCGCCGGCCTGGGCGCCGCCCGTGGACAATACCTGCTTCATGCATGCGCACGCATTGACCATCCTGGCCGCGCGTGCCGTACGCCCTGCCGCGCAGACCATGCCGGGCGTCACGAACCCGTGA
- the treZ gene encoding malto-oligosyltrehalose trehalohydrolase — MSEHTIDANRHHFTRTLPFGAQMIGAERARFRLWAPSRDTVALEIDGQPARAMTAGAGGWFEIETDCQPGARYQYRFDESLVVPDPASRFQPDDVHGPSVVVDPTSYHWQHPEWHGLPWEETVLYELHAGACGGYRGVMEKLPALRALGVTAVELMPLNDFPGARNWGYDGVLPFAPDATYGSPDELKALIDTAHGLGMMVFLDVVYNHFGPDGNYLHAYAEPFFKAGTHTPWGPAIDFDRPEVRDFFFENALYWLMEYRFDGLRLDAVHAIDNDGWLRELSERVQSSVEDGRHVHLVLENERNTSSLLVQHFQAQWSDDAHNTMHVLLTGETESYYEAFAEQPLHKLARVLGEGFVYQGQASPIHDGETRGEPSASLPPTAFVFFLQNHDQVGNRAFGERLRLLTNDDALRAATALMLLSPQIPMLFMGEENGAREPFFFFTGYSGELADAVREGRRKEFAKFAAFNDEARREEIPDPNAESTFERSRPRFVPADAVAQATGTPTDDDAQAWLAFYRDALAVRHQHVIPGLHGGAQPLGAEVFAASDADPRAGAIIARWRLGTGAILTIAVNLSADDVAAPAVLATPIYQVPAQAGAALAAGRVAAHSCVVTLEKLAGDAARTTEPPQ; from the coding sequence ATGTCCGAACATACTATCGACGCAAACCGTCACCATTTCACCCGCACGCTGCCATTCGGCGCCCAGATGATCGGCGCGGAGCGCGCGCGCTTTCGCCTGTGGGCACCCAGCCGCGACACGGTCGCGCTGGAAATCGACGGCCAGCCCGCGCGCGCGATGACCGCCGGCGCCGGCGGCTGGTTCGAAATCGAAACCGATTGCCAGCCCGGCGCGCGCTACCAGTACCGCTTCGACGAATCGCTCGTCGTGCCGGACCCGGCGTCGCGCTTTCAGCCCGACGACGTGCATGGCCCGAGCGTGGTGGTGGACCCCACCAGCTACCACTGGCAGCATCCCGAATGGCACGGTCTGCCGTGGGAAGAAACGGTCCTGTACGAACTGCACGCGGGCGCCTGCGGCGGTTACCGCGGCGTCATGGAAAAACTGCCCGCGCTGCGGGCGCTAGGCGTCACCGCGGTCGAACTGATGCCGCTGAACGATTTCCCGGGCGCGCGCAACTGGGGCTACGACGGCGTCCTGCCCTTCGCGCCCGACGCGACCTATGGCTCGCCCGACGAGCTGAAAGCGCTGATCGATACCGCGCACGGTCTGGGCATGATGGTGTTCCTGGACGTGGTCTACAACCACTTCGGCCCGGACGGCAACTACCTGCACGCATACGCGGAACCGTTCTTCAAGGCCGGTACCCACACGCCGTGGGGACCCGCGATCGACTTCGACCGGCCCGAGGTGCGCGACTTCTTCTTCGAAAACGCGCTGTACTGGTTGATGGAATACCGCTTCGACGGCCTGCGCCTGGACGCCGTTCATGCGATCGACAACGACGGCTGGCTGCGCGAGCTGTCCGAGCGCGTGCAGTCCAGCGTCGAAGACGGCCGTCATGTGCACCTCGTACTGGAAAACGAGCGCAACACGTCGAGCCTGCTGGTTCAGCATTTCCAGGCGCAATGGAGCGACGACGCGCACAACACGATGCACGTGCTGCTGACCGGCGAGACCGAAAGCTATTACGAGGCATTCGCCGAGCAGCCGCTGCACAAGCTCGCGCGCGTGCTCGGCGAGGGATTCGTCTACCAGGGTCAGGCTTCCCCGATTCACGATGGCGAAACCCGGGGCGAGCCGAGCGCTTCCCTGCCGCCGACGGCCTTCGTTTTCTTCCTGCAGAATCACGATCAGGTAGGCAACCGCGCCTTCGGCGAACGCTTGCGACTCCTGACCAACGACGATGCCCTGCGCGCGGCTACCGCGTTGATGCTGCTTTCGCCGCAAATTCCGATGCTGTTCATGGGCGAGGAAAACGGCGCGCGCGAACCGTTCTTCTTCTTCACCGGATATTCCGGCGAGCTCGCGGATGCGGTCCGCGAGGGACGCCGCAAGGAATTCGCGAAGTTCGCCGCCTTCAACGACGAAGCGCGTCGGGAGGAAATTCCGGACCCGAACGCCGAGAGCACCTTCGAGCGCTCGCGCCCGCGCTTCGTGCCGGCCGACGCCGTCGCGCAGGCCACGGGCACGCCTACCGACGACGATGCGCAGGCCTGGCTCGCGTTCTACCGCGACGCGCTCGCGGTCCGGCACCAGCACGTGATTCCCGGTCTGCATGGCGGCGCGCAGCCGCTTGGCGCCGAAGTGTTCGCGGCGTCGGACGCCGATCCCCGCGCCGGCGCCATCATCGCGCGCTGGCGGCTTGGCACCGGCGCGATTCTCACGATCGCCGTCAACCTGTCGGCCGATGACGTAGCGGCGCCCGCGGTGTTGGCCACGCCCATCTATCAAGTCCCGGCACAGGCCGGGGCGGCGCTTGCCGCGGGACGCGTGGCGGCGCACAGCTGCGTGGTCACGCTGGAGAAGCTGGCCGGCGATGCCGCACGAACCACGGAGCCGCCACAATGA
- the malQ gene encoding 4-alpha-glucanotransferase, with the protein MNDRTPDHEPDHAPALPPGIATLAERAGFQIDWEDAHGAAQRVPDAMLATLLERLGLPCRSEATLRESLATLDAESPARRLPPLLTAVVGEDIVLPAGLVPAHAPYSVELENGERIEGTVAALPGTAAASSADAATAATAATVRIAPIDRAGYHTLKLADREVRLAVAPPRCFSVADALAHAPAASGADATEAAGAVGALPAHTPHVQFTPRVWGISAQVYGLRREGDAGVGDFTALQMLARQGAQAGAGAVAISPMHAMFSADPGKFSPYSPSSRLFVNVLHIDPAARFGQEAARAAIASLDLSPTLSELENAPLIDWPGVARARLAILRVLFDQARAGKDAMLDDFKRFCEAGGDALENHARFEALHAHLIAQAAEAKEPNGTGAESPSEDAPNPRDWRRWPATLRDVGSPDVSAFATAHRDEIDFHLFLQWLADAGLADAQRAAREAGMPIGLIADLAVGCDASGSQTWSDPASMLQGLSVGAPPDLFNQAGQAWGLTTFSPRALVNGGFAAFIDMVRHAFAHAGGIRVDHILGLRRLWLVPEGESARNGAYLLYPIEDLLRLLALESWRYHAVVIGEDLGTVPDGLREQLAGAGLLGMRVLWFERTSPEVPGTDDAVLGARIGGPSDIADITDLSDLAGLGAVTDIAGIVSLSDENDENDENDEAGEADAHEPEAPEADAPQAEADEPEAELESLDADTPDAPDAGDDASLANRVSEVRDPFVAPDSWSTDAIAMTTTHDLPTIAGWWAGHDIVWRERIGQSSGGQEGVQREQTERLSDRALLWRALRDAGIVPAGTPEPEHPPVDAILRFVAATAAPLALFPLEDLLGLADQPNLPGSTDEHPNWRRRLPFSLNRLLGADPHADPVHGRLRLIDSTRHSHRS; encoded by the coding sequence ATGAACGATCGCACGCCGGACCACGAACCCGATCACGCACCGGCCCTGCCGCCGGGCATCGCCACGCTCGCCGAGCGCGCTGGCTTTCAGATCGACTGGGAAGACGCGCATGGCGCGGCGCAACGCGTTCCCGACGCGATGCTGGCGACGCTGCTCGAACGGCTCGGACTGCCCTGCCGCAGCGAGGCGACGCTGCGCGAGAGCCTTGCCACGCTGGACGCCGAATCGCCCGCGCGGCGACTGCCGCCCCTGCTGACCGCGGTGGTCGGCGAAGATATCGTGCTGCCCGCCGGCCTGGTGCCGGCCCACGCGCCCTATAGCGTCGAGCTGGAGAATGGCGAGCGTATCGAAGGTACCGTCGCCGCCCTGCCCGGCACCGCCGCGGCGTCATCCGCCGATGCGGCCACCGCCGCCACCGCCGCCACGGTCCGGATCGCGCCGATCGACCGCGCCGGCTATCACACCCTGAAACTGGCCGACCGCGAGGTACGCCTGGCCGTCGCGCCGCCGCGTTGTTTCAGCGTTGCCGATGCGTTGGCCCATGCGCCTGCCGCCTCGGGAGCCGATGCGACCGAGGCCGCCGGCGCCGTGGGCGCGCTGCCCGCGCATACGCCGCATGTGCAGTTCACGCCGCGCGTGTGGGGCATCAGCGCCCAGGTCTACGGTTTGCGCCGCGAGGGCGACGCCGGCGTGGGCGACTTCACCGCCTTGCAGATGCTCGCCCGCCAGGGTGCGCAGGCGGGCGCCGGCGCGGTGGCGATCAGCCCGATGCATGCGATGTTTTCCGCCGACCCCGGCAAGTTCAGCCCGTACTCGCCGTCGAGCCGCCTGTTCGTCAACGTGCTGCATATCGACCCGGCGGCCCGGTTCGGCCAGGAGGCCGCACGCGCCGCCATCGCCTCGCTGGACCTGTCGCCGACGTTGAGCGAGCTGGAAAACGCGCCGCTGATCGATTGGCCCGGCGTTGCACGGGCCCGCCTCGCCATCCTGCGTGTCCTGTTCGATCAGGCGCGTGCCGGCAAGGACGCCATGCTCGACGACTTCAAGCGTTTTTGCGAGGCCGGCGGCGACGCGCTCGAAAACCACGCGCGCTTCGAGGCCCTGCACGCGCACCTGATCGCACAGGCGGCCGAGGCGAAAGAGCCCAACGGGACGGGTGCCGAGTCGCCGTCGGAAGATGCTCCGAATCCCCGTGACTGGCGCCGCTGGCCCGCCACGCTGCGCGATGTCGGCAGCCCGGACGTAAGCGCTTTCGCGACCGCCCACCGGGACGAGATCGACTTCCACCTGTTCCTGCAATGGCTGGCCGACGCCGGCCTGGCGGATGCGCAGCGCGCCGCGCGCGAGGCGGGCATGCCGATCGGCCTGATCGCCGATCTGGCCGTGGGATGCGATGCCTCCGGCAGCCAGACCTGGAGCGATCCGGCATCGATGCTGCAGGGATTGTCCGTCGGCGCCCCGCCCGATCTTTTCAATCAGGCCGGCCAGGCCTGGGGCCTGACCACCTTCTCGCCCCGGGCGCTGGTGAATGGCGGTTTCGCCGCCTTCATCGATATGGTGCGTCATGCGTTCGCCCACGCGGGCGGGATCCGCGTCGATCACATCCTCGGCCTGCGACGCCTCTGGCTGGTTCCGGAAGGCGAATCCGCGCGCAACGGCGCCTACCTGCTGTATCCGATCGAGGATCTGCTGCGGCTGCTGGCGCTGGAGTCCTGGCGCTACCATGCCGTGGTCATCGGCGAGGACCTCGGCACCGTGCCGGACGGGCTGCGCGAGCAGCTCGCGGGCGCCGGCCTGCTGGGCATGCGCGTGCTCTGGTTCGAACGTACCAGTCCCGAGGTCCCGGGAACGGATGATGCGGTCCTGGGTGCCCGTATCGGTGGCCCGTCCGACATCGCCGACATCACCGATCTGAGCGATCTGGCCGGCCTCGGGGCCGTCACCGATATCGCCGGCATCGTCAGCCTCTCCGACGAAAACGACGAAAACGACGAAAACGACGAGGCCGGCGAGGCCGACGCGCACGAGCCCGAGGCGCCGGAAGCGGACGCGCCGCAGGCAGAGGCGGACGAGCCGGAGGCGGAACTTGAAAGCCTGGACGCCGACACCCCCGACGCACCGGACGCGGGCGACGATGCGTCCCTCGCGAACCGTGTTTCCGAAGTCCGCGACCCGTTCGTCGCACCGGATTCCTGGTCCACCGACGCGATCGCCATGACCACCACGCACGACCTGCCGACCATCGCCGGCTGGTGGGCGGGACACGACATCGTCTGGCGGGAGCGCATCGGTCAGTCCAGCGGCGGCCAGGAAGGCGTGCAGCGCGAGCAGACCGAGCGCCTGAGCGACCGTGCGCTGCTGTGGCGCGCCTTGCGCGACGCGGGGATCGTCCCCGCCGGTACGCCCGAGCCCGAACACCCGCCGGTGGATGCGATCCTGCGTTTCGTCGCGGCCACCGCGGCGCCGCTCGCACTGTTCCCGCTGGAAGATCTGCTGGGGCTCGCGGACCAGCCCAACCTGCCTGGCTCGACCGACGAGCATCCCAACTGGCGCCGTCGCCTGCCTTTCTCCCTGAACCGGCTGCTTGGCGCCGATCCGCATGCGGATCCGGTGCACGGGCGCCTCCGACTCATCGACTCGACTCGTCACTCGCACCGTTCATGA
- the treY gene encoding malto-oligosyltrehalose synthase, translated as MTSPIPTPNPTPPSTLQSTLRLQFHKDYTFADALQSIDYFAALGVSHLYASPITTSQPGSTHGYDTVDYTRVNAALGGEDGLRQLVAALRTKGMGLIIDIVPNHMGVGGADNAWWRDILEWGRHAAHARYFDIDWHSPDPALRGKVLAPFLGESFGDALAGEKIVLHFDAADGRFYADYYSHRFPICPTDYPRILESAAAPELRRLSEQFERLGNAPEDQAQAEQSRHALRDFAASDSGRKAVDAALEAFAAGTPTGREALQRLLDHQHYRLSSWRAAADEVNWRRFFDISALAGMRVERAEVFDASHALVLRLYAEGLIDGVRIDHVDGLAEPREYCQRLAARLVAAHAQRPAALRAMPPYLVVEKILARGEAMRTDWQIDGTTGYDFMNDVGALLHDANGAAPLAQTWAEVSGRSPRFSDEALPARRKVLAENLSAELDRTARALHRIARDNPSTRDYSFTAIRRVLTELAVHYPVYRIYPVELTRSVEDEKYFSVARDGARAALRPADHALLDQIDEWLGAPAKHGAKPGKPGAGNAVTPDDDAAGEDGLESAPDKTPRDPRIAQRRIALTLFSQLTSPVAAKSVEDTACYRYGRLISRNEVGADPDDFALSVPAFHAINADRAAHFPHAMLTTATHDHKRGEDVRARIAALSELPAQWAATLHRWSAMNAPAADGGPGPGFESMLYQTLLGCWPADLSADDAEAIAALAERVAAWQEKALREAKLDTDWFAPNEPYEKACRSFLNAILAPQARAGFLQALSDFVRALAPLGVINSLQQTLLRLTSPGIPDLYQGTELWDMTLVDPDNRRPVDYPLRARLLEQATALPAAQMLTHWQDGQIKQTVIHRALLLRQRVPALFLEGDYLPLEVTGTHAGSVLAFARRHGPHWAITVVTRLAARLLGTDKQIDALGDGASVAATLPRVDAAAWGDTRLVLPAALQATALFDHLGQVQHRLQRAAGNQATLEIGAVLAALPVALLSTVEA; from the coding sequence ATGACTTCCCCGATCCCGACTCCGAACCCGACCCCGCCTTCGACGCTCCAGTCGACCCTGCGCCTGCAGTTCCACAAGGATTACACCTTCGCCGACGCGTTGCAGTCGATCGACTACTTCGCCGCGCTGGGTGTAAGCCACCTGTACGCCTCGCCGATCACCACCTCGCAGCCGGGGTCGACCCATGGCTACGACACGGTCGACTACACGCGCGTGAACGCGGCGCTGGGCGGCGAGGACGGACTGCGCCAGCTTGTCGCGGCACTGCGCACGAAAGGCATGGGCCTGATCATCGACATCGTGCCCAACCACATGGGCGTGGGCGGCGCCGACAATGCGTGGTGGCGCGACATCCTCGAATGGGGACGACATGCCGCGCACGCGCGCTACTTCGATATCGACTGGCATTCGCCGGACCCCGCGCTACGCGGCAAGGTGCTCGCGCCCTTTCTGGGCGAATCGTTCGGCGACGCGCTGGCGGGCGAGAAGATCGTGCTGCATTTCGATGCCGCCGACGGACGTTTCTACGCCGACTACTACTCGCATCGTTTCCCCATCTGTCCCACCGACTACCCGCGCATCCTGGAATCCGCCGCGGCGCCCGAACTGCGGCGTCTGAGCGAGCAGTTCGAACGGCTCGGCAACGCGCCCGAAGACCAGGCGCAGGCCGAGCAGAGCCGGCACGCGCTGCGCGATTTCGCCGCGAGCGACAGCGGTCGAAAGGCCGTCGACGCGGCGCTCGAAGCGTTCGCCGCCGGCACCCCGACCGGGCGCGAGGCCCTGCAGCGCCTGCTCGATCACCAGCATTACCGTCTGTCCTCCTGGCGCGCGGCCGCCGACGAGGTCAACTGGCGGCGCTTCTTCGACATCAGCGCGCTCGCCGGAATGCGCGTCGAACGCGCGGAGGTTTTCGACGCCAGCCACGCGCTGGTGCTGCGGCTCTACGCCGAGGGTCTGATCGACGGCGTACGCATCGATCACGTCGACGGCCTGGCGGAGCCGCGCGAATATTGTCAGCGTCTGGCCGCACGCCTGGTAGCGGCGCACGCGCAGCGCCCCGCGGCGTTACGCGCGATGCCGCCCTATCTGGTCGTGGAAAAAATCCTCGCCCGCGGCGAAGCGATGCGCACGGATTGGCAGATCGACGGCACCACGGGCTACGACTTCATGAACGACGTCGGCGCGCTGCTGCATGACGCGAACGGCGCGGCGCCGCTCGCGCAAACGTGGGCGGAAGTCTCCGGCCGCTCGCCGAGATTCAGCGACGAAGCGCTGCCGGCGCGCCGCAAGGTGCTGGCCGAAAACCTCTCGGCCGAACTCGACCGCACCGCGCGCGCCCTGCACCGCATCGCACGCGACAACCCGTCCACACGCGACTACTCGTTCACCGCGATCCGCCGGGTACTGACCGAACTCGCCGTGCATTACCCCGTCTACCGGATCTATCCGGTCGAACTCACCCGCAGCGTGGAAGACGAGAAGTACTTCTCGGTCGCGCGCGACGGCGCCCGGGCCGCCCTGCGGCCGGCGGATCATGCCTTGCTCGATCAGATCGACGAATGGCTGGGCGCTCCCGCGAAGCACGGCGCCAAACCCGGCAAGCCGGGTGCCGGCAACGCGGTAACGCCGGACGACGACGCCGCGGGCGAAGACGGGTTGGAAAGCGCACCGGACAAGACCCCGCGCGACCCACGCATCGCGCAACGCCGCATCGCACTGACGTTGTTCTCGCAACTCACCTCGCCGGTGGCGGCGAAATCGGTCGAGGACACCGCCTGTTACCGCTACGGCCGTCTGATCTCACGCAACGAGGTAGGCGCCGACCCGGACGATTTCGCCTTGTCAGTGCCGGCGTTTCACGCGATCAATGCGGACCGGGCGGCCCATTTCCCGCATGCGATGCTTACGACCGCGACGCACGACCACAAGCGCGGCGAAGACGTCCGCGCGCGAATCGCCGCGCTGTCGGAGCTGCCCGCGCAATGGGCCGCGACGCTGCACCGCTGGTCCGCGATGAATGCGCCGGCGGCCGACGGCGGCCCGGGCCCGGGCTTCGAATCGATGCTGTATCAGACGCTGCTCGGGTGCTGGCCGGCGGACCTGTCGGCGGACGACGCCGAGGCCATCGCGGCGCTTGCCGAGCGCGTGGCGGCGTGGCAGGAAAAAGCCTTGCGCGAAGCCAAGCTCGACACCGACTGGTTCGCGCCGAACGAGCCGTACGAAAAGGCATGTCGGTCCTTTCTGAACGCGATCCTGGCGCCGCAGGCGCGCGCCGGGTTTCTGCAGGCGTTGTCCGACTTCGTCCGCGCGCTCGCGCCCCTGGGCGTGATCAACAGCCTGCAGCAAACCTTGCTGCGGCTGACCTCGCCGGGCATTCCGGACCTGTACCAGGGCACCGAATTGTGGGACATGACGCTGGTCGACCCGGACAACCGGCGGCCGGTCGACTACCCGCTGCGCGCCCGCTTGCTGGAACAGGCAACCGCCCTGCCGGCGGCGCAGATGCTCACGCACTGGCAGGACGGACAGATCAAGCAGACCGTGATTCATCGCGCGCTGCTGCTGCGCCAGCGCGTGCCGGCGCTGTTCCTGGAAGGCGACTACCTGCCGCTGGAAGTGACCGGCACGCATGCGGGGTCGGTGCTGGCGTTCGCACGGCGTCATGGCCCGCACTGGGCGATCACGGTGGTCACGCGGCTGGCGGCGCGGCTGCTGGGAACGGACAAGCAGATCGATGCACTCGGAGACGGCGCCAGCGTGGCGGCCACGCTGCCGCGCGTCGACGCCGCGGCCTGGGGCGATACCCGGCTGGTGCTGCCGGCCGCGTTGCAGGCAACGGCGCTGTTCGATCACCTCGGACAGGTACAGCATCGCTTGCAGCGCGCAGCCGGAAATCAGGCGACGCTGGAGATCGGCGCAGTGTTGGCCGCACTGCCCGTCGCGCTGTTGTCGACCGTGGAAGCCTGA
- a CDS encoding sensor histidine kinase — protein MSKTTPEPSALDRHDEGTPGIGATSSDIQQDYDIEHAARVSAEAAVFMRDRVLSIVSHDLRGPLNAIHSWAHVLERKLASEDPGIARAIAGIRTGVEQQVKLIEDVIDRTRSATRNLVLHQVSAPMQPLIEAEVANIRATVARARNVAIAPQLALDGVSANLDTARFGQAIWALLAYAVETVAAGGTVELLGKIAGGRVEIAAVFAPAPADATPGAAPKTGGIFTETPIDLDNGALPLALPTRVVVAHDGELSDEELVDGRRRIALHFTGRQTG, from the coding sequence TTGTCGAAGACGACCCCCGAACCCAGCGCCCTTGATCGACACGACGAGGGAACGCCAGGCATCGGCGCCACCAGTAGCGATATCCAGCAGGACTACGACATCGAGCACGCCGCGCGCGTGTCCGCCGAAGCCGCCGTGTTCATGCGCGATCGCGTACTCTCGATCGTCTCCCATGATCTGCGTGGTCCGCTCAATGCGATTCACAGTTGGGCGCATGTACTCGAACGCAAGCTGGCGAGCGAAGACCCCGGCATCGCGCGCGCAATCGCCGGGATCCGTACCGGTGTCGAGCAGCAGGTGAAATTGATCGAGGACGTGATCGACCGGACGCGTTCGGCCACGCGCAATCTGGTGCTGCATCAGGTGAGCGCGCCGATGCAGCCCCTGATCGAGGCGGAAGTGGCCAACATTCGCGCCACGGTCGCCCGCGCCCGGAACGTCGCCATCGCGCCGCAGTTGGCGCTCGACGGCGTGAGCGCGAATCTCGACACCGCGCGCTTCGGGCAGGCGATCTGGGCATTGCTCGCGTACGCGGTCGAAACCGTGGCGGCGGGCGGGACGGTCGAGTTGCTGGGCAAGATCGCGGGAGGACGTGTCGAGATCGCCGCGGTATTCGCGCCGGCGCCTGCGGACGCGACGCCGGGTGCCGCGCCGAAGACGGGCGGCATCTTCACCGAGACGCCCATCGATCTCGACAACGGCGCCTTGCCGCTGGCGCTGCCCACGCGCGTCGTCGTGGCGCACGACGGGGAGCTGTCCGACGAGGAGCTCGTGGACGGACGCCGCCGTATCGCCCTGCATTTCACAGGGCGACAGACGGGCTAG
- a CDS encoding FKBP-type peptidyl-prolyl cis-trans isomerase: MSVTTESGLQYDDLTVGEGAEAKSGDNVTVHYTGWLTDGQKFDSSKDRNAPFKFSLGSGMVIRGWDEGVQGMKVGGVRRLTIPAQLGYGARGAGGVIPPNATLVFEVELLAV, encoded by the coding sequence ATGTCCGTCACGACCGAATCCGGCCTGCAGTACGACGATCTGACCGTCGGTGAAGGCGCCGAGGCGAAATCCGGCGACAACGTCACCGTTCACTACACCGGCTGGCTCACCGATGGACAGAAATTCGACTCCAGCAAGGACCGCAACGCGCCATTCAAGTTTTCGCTCGGCTCCGGCATGGTGATCCGCGGCTGGGACGAAGGCGTGCAGGGAATGAAGGTCGGCGGCGTACGGCGCCTGACGATTCCCGCGCAACTCGGCTATGGCGCGCGCGGTGCCGGCGGCGTGATTCCGCCGAATGCGACGCTGGTCTTCGAAGTCGAATTGCTCGCCGTCTGA